GAGGACCCGAAGGACGTGGAGCCGGCGCTGCGCGAGGCGCGCAAGCTCAAGGACCGCACGGTGTTCATGGACTTCCGCACCGACCCCACCGAGAACGTGTTCCCGATGGTGCAGGCCGGCAAGGGCATCACCGAGATGCTGCTGGGCTCGGAAGACCTTTGACCCTTAAAATGTGGCGCCGGTCCGCGAGTCGCGGTCGCGGGCAGCTACAGAATCAATAGCAAACTGGACGAATCTATTGCCTGCCGAGCCTGGCGCTTACCGGCGCCAGGGGAGGGCAGCGAAAAGAGGAATCACATCCCATGAAACACATCATTGCAGTACTGCTGGAAAACGAGCCCGGCGCTCTTTCCCGCGTGGTGGGCCTGTTCTCGGCCCGTGGCTACAACATCGAATCGCTGACGGTGGCGCCGACGGAAGACCCGTCGCTGTCGCGCATGACCATCACGACGACCGGCTCGGATGACGTGATCGAGCAGATCACCAAGCACCTGAACCGCCTGATCGAAGTCGTGAAGGTGGTCGACCTGACCGAGGGCGCCTACACCGAGCGCGAGCTCATGATGGTGAAGGTGCGCGCCGTGGGCAAGGAGCGCGAGGAGATGAAGCGCATGGCCGACATCTTCCGCGGCCGCATCATTGACGTGACCGAGAAGAGCTACACCATCGAGCTGACCGGCGACCAGGCCAAGAACGACGCGTTCCTGGTGGCGATCGACCGCAGCGCGATCCTGGAAACCGTGCGCACCGGCTCAAGCGGCATCGGGCGCGGCGAACGCATCCTGCGGGTCTGAGCATTCCGCAGATCCATTTTCATCACCCATTCATCGAAGGAGAACCCCGTGAAAGTGTTTTACGACAAGGACTGTGACCTGAGCCTGATCAAGGGCAAGACCGTCGCGATCATCGGCTACGGCAGCCAGGGCCATGCCCACGCCCAGAACCTGAACGACAGCGGCGTGAAGGTCGTGGTCGGCCTGCGCAAGGGCGGCGCCTCCTGGCCCAAGGTCGAGAAGGCTGGCCTCAAGGTCGCCGAAGTGGCGGATGCCGTGAAGGCCGCCGACGTGGTCATGATCCTGCTGCCCGACGAGCAGATCGCCACCGTCTATAAGAACGACGTGGAGCCCAACATCAAGCAGGGCGCCTCGCTGGCCTTTGCCCACGGCTTCAACGTGCACTACGGCCAGGTCGTGCCCCGCGCCGACCTCGACGTCTGGATGGTCGCGCCCAAGGCCCCGGGCCACACCGTGCGCAGTACCTACGCGCAAGGCGGCGGCGTGCCCCACCTCGTGGCCGTGCACCAGGACCAGACCGGCAAGGCCCGCGACCTGGCCCTGAGCTACGCCATGGCCAATGGCGGCGGCAAGGCCGGCATCATCGAGACCAACTTCCGCGAAGAAACCGAGACCGACCTGTTCGGCGAGCAGGCCGTGCTGTGCGGCGGCACCGTCGAGCTGATCAAGGCCGGCTTCGAGACGCTGGTGGAAGCCGGCTATGCGCCCGAGATGGCCTACTTCGAATGCCTGCACGAGCTCAAGCTGATCGTGGACCTGATCTACGAAGGCGGCATCGCCAACATGAACTACTCGATCTCCAACAACGCCGAGTACGGCGAGTACGTCACCGGCCCGCGTATCGTGACGGACGAGACCAAGAAGGTCATGAAGCAGGTGCTCAAGGACATCCAGACCGGTGAATACGCCAAGAGCTTCATCCTGGAAAACCGCGCCGGCGCGCCCACGCTCATCAGCCGCCGCCGCCTGAACGCCGAACACCAGATCGAGGTGGTGGGCGCCAAGCTGCGCGCCATGATGCCCTGGATCGCCAAGAACAAGCTGGTGGACCAGACGAGGAACTGATCCCCTCGGGATTTGAGCAGAGGCCTTGTGCGGGTGCCCGCACAAGGCCTGTTTTGTTGGCGACCCTGGAGGTTGCCGCTTTTACGGGTGGATTCCGTGCCAGATCGTCTCGCTGTCCTGCTGCAATACCTTTTGCCCAAACGGGCGCTCACCGTGTTCGGCGGCTTCGTGGCTGGCGCCCGGGGCGGCGCGGCCACCACCTGGCTGATCGGCTGGTTCATCAAGCGGTACGGCGTCAACATGGCCGAGGCGGCCCAGCCCGACATCCGCAGCTATCCGACGTTCAACGAATTTTTCACGCGGGCGCTGAAGCCGGACGCGCGCCCGCTGGCCAAGGCGGATCTGATCTGCCCGGTCGATGGCGCGATCAGCCAGTTCGGGGCGATCCGTGCCGGCCAGATCTTCCAGGCCAAGGGGCATGACTACTCCGCCGAGGCCTTGCTGGGAGGCGATAGCCAACTGGCGGCCCGGTTTGCCGAAGGCAGCTTTGCCACGCTGTACCTGAGCCCCAGGGACTATCACCGCATCCACATGCCGTGCGACGGGCGCCTGGTGAGCATGACGCATGTGCCCGGCGCTCTGTTTTCGGTGAACCCCCAGACCGCGCGCGGCGTGCCGGGCCTGTTTGCCCGCAACGAGCGCGTCGTGTGCGTGTTCGAACCGCTGGAAGGGTCTTCCGGCCGGCCCTTTGTCCTGGTGCTGGTGGGCGCCACCATCGTCGGCAGCATGGCCACGGCCTGGCATGGCATCGTGAATCCGCCGCGCGTGCAGGAGATCCGGACATGGCGCTACGAGGACCGGCAACTGATCCTCAGGCAAGGCGAGGAGATGGGGCGTTTCCTGCTGGGCTCGACCGTCGTGCTGCTGTTTCCCGAAGGCGCATTCACGTTCAATCCCGACTGGGAGGCCGCGCGGGCCGTCCGGCTCGGCGAGCCGATGGGCCAGCACCCAGCACCGCCTTGACCGCAGCAGGTTGCCGCTCGTAGGCGCCCGGCTGCGGTCCGTCTGCCGGGGGTGGCGATTCGGGGAGGCGCTGGCTTACACTCCACAGTCCATGCCACGCCAGTATTCCGTTTCCATCTTTCTCCAGGCCGTGACGGCGATGCCATCGGGCGACCATTCGACACATCAAGGGGACTCATCCCATGCATGACGGCACCGATTCCATTCCCGCGCCCGGAGAAGAGGTCGTGGTGCGCAAGCGCCGCAAGGGCATCTACATCCTGCCCAACCTGTTCACCCTGGCGGCCCTGTTCGGCGGCTTCTATGCCGTGGTGATGGCCATGAACGGCCGCTTCGACATGGCGGCAGTGGGCGTGTTCTGCGCCATGGTGCTCGACAGCCTGGATGGGCGCGTGGCGCGCATGACCAACACGCAGAGCGCCTTCGGCGAGCAGATGGACTCGCTGTCCGACATGGTGTCGTTCGGCGCCGCGCCCGCGCTGATCGCCTACGAATGGGCGCTCAAGGGCCTGGGGCGCTGGGGCTGGATCGCCGCTTTCGTGTACTGCGCCTGCGCCGCGCTGCGGCTGGCGCGCTTCAACGTCAATACCACCGTGGTCGACAAGCGCTACTTCCAGGGGCTGCCGTCGCCGGCTGCCGCCGCGCTGGTGACCGGTTTCATCTGGCTCATGACCGAGGCCGACATCAAGGGCTCGAGCGTCGCCTGGCCGATGTTCGTCTGCGCGCTGTACGCGGGCCTCACGATGGTCACCAACGTGCCGTTCTACAGCTTCAAGGACATCCAGATGAAGAAGAGCGTGCCCTTCGCGGTGATCGTGCTGATCGCGCTGGGCATCGCCGTCATCAACATCCATCCGCCGATCGTGCTGTTCAGCCTGTTCGTGATCTATGGCGTGAGCGGCTACGTGGTCTACGGCTGGCGCAAGGCCAAGGGCGTGCAGACCAGCGTGATCAGCACCTCCACCGACGAGCCCGACGAGCGGGGCCTGCACAAATGACGCCGGGCTTCGCGCGGCATGCGGGCTGAACCGCCCCGAACTTGTGCTACAGTCAAAAACATGAACCGAATTTCGCTGGCCCTACTGCTATCCCCCGACGGGCGGAGACGGTAGCGCACGCGTATACCCGAATCAACGGCCCGTTTGCACCAGCAGCGGGCCGTTTTGTTTTGGGGCTGCTGGCTTAACTGAAACAGAGGAATCCATCATGTTGAAGCAACCCGCCAGCAAGTACCGCGCATTCAAGCCCATCGGCCTGAGCGACAGGACATGGCCGGACGCGGTCCTCACCCAGGCCCCGATCTGGCTCAGCACCGACCTGCGCGACGGCAACCAGGCGCTGATCGAGCCCATGGACAGCGAACGCAAGCTGCGCATGTACGAGATGCTGCTGGAGATCGGCTTCAAGGAGATCGAGGTGGGCTTTCCCGCGGCCTCGCAGATCGATTTCGATTTCGTGCGCAAGCTGATCGAGGAAGACCGCATTCCTGACGACGTGACCATCCAGGTCATGACCCCGGCGCGCGAGGAACTGATCGGCCGCACCATCGAATCGCTGGCCGGCGCGCGCCGCGCCATCGTCCACCTGTACAACGCCGTGGCGCCGGTGTGGCGGCGCGTGGTGTTCGGGCTCGAGGTGCCCGAGGTGATGCAGCTCATCGAGCACCATGTCGGCCTGGTCAAGCGCCTGACCGACGCGCAGCCGCAGACCGAATGGGTGCTGCAGTATTCGCCCGAGACCTTCTCGATGGCCGAGCTCGAGGTCTCGCTGCAGGCCTGCGAGACCGCCATCGCCGCCTGGGGGCCGGGCCGCCCCATCATCCTCAACCTGCCGACCACGGTGGAGAACGCCACGCCCAACATCTTCGCCGACCAGATCGAGTGGATGGCGCGCCGCTTCAAGGGCCGGTCCGAGGTGGTGCTGTCGGTGCACCCGCACAACGACCGCGGCACCGGCGTGGCCTCTGCCGAACTGGCGCTGCAGGCCGGCGCGCAGCGGGTCGAGGGCTGCCTGTTCGGCAATGGCGAGCGCACGGGCAACCTGGACCTCGTCAACGTCGCGCTCAACCTCTACACGCAGGGCGTGGACCCGCAGCTCGACTTCTCCGACATCGACGAGGTGCGCCGCACCACCGAGCATTGCAACCAGTTGCCGGTACACCCGCGCCATCCCTATGCCGGCGACCTCGTCTACACCTCGTTCTCGGGCTCGCACCAGGACGCCATCAAGAAGGCCTTCGCCGTGCGTCGAGAGGGCGACGTCTGGGAGATTCCCTACCTGCCGATCGACCCCAAGGACCTGGGCCGCAGCTACGAGGCGGTGATCCGCGTCAACAGCCAGTCGGGCAAGGGCGGCATCTCGTACCTG
This Variovorax terrae DNA region includes the following protein-coding sequences:
- the ilvN gene encoding acetolactate synthase small subunit — protein: MKHIIAVLLENEPGALSRVVGLFSARGYNIESLTVAPTEDPSLSRMTITTTGSDDVIEQITKHLNRLIEVVKVVDLTEGAYTERELMMVKVRAVGKEREEMKRMADIFRGRIIDVTEKSYTIELTGDQAKNDAFLVAIDRSAILETVRTGSSGIGRGERILRV
- the asd gene encoding archaetidylserine decarboxylase (Phosphatidylserine decarboxylase is synthesized as a single chain precursor. Generation of the pyruvoyl active site from a Ser is coupled to cleavage of a Gly-Ser bond between the larger (beta) and smaller (alpha chains). It is an integral membrane protein.); protein product: MPDRLAVLLQYLLPKRALTVFGGFVAGARGGAATTWLIGWFIKRYGVNMAEAAQPDIRSYPTFNEFFTRALKPDARPLAKADLICPVDGAISQFGAIRAGQIFQAKGHDYSAEALLGGDSQLAARFAEGSFATLYLSPRDYHRIHMPCDGRLVSMTHVPGALFSVNPQTARGVPGLFARNERVVCVFEPLEGSSGRPFVLVLVGATIVGSMATAWHGIVNPPRVQEIRTWRYEDRQLILRQGEEMGRFLLGSTVVLLFPEGAFTFNPDWEAARAVRLGEPMGQHPAPP
- the ilvC gene encoding ketol-acid reductoisomerase, translating into MKVFYDKDCDLSLIKGKTVAIIGYGSQGHAHAQNLNDSGVKVVVGLRKGGASWPKVEKAGLKVAEVADAVKAADVVMILLPDEQIATVYKNDVEPNIKQGASLAFAHGFNVHYGQVVPRADLDVWMVAPKAPGHTVRSTYAQGGGVPHLVAVHQDQTGKARDLALSYAMANGGGKAGIIETNFREETETDLFGEQAVLCGGTVELIKAGFETLVEAGYAPEMAYFECLHELKLIVDLIYEGGIANMNYSISNNAEYGEYVTGPRIVTDETKKVMKQVLKDIQTGEYAKSFILENRAGAPTLISRRRLNAEHQIEVVGAKLRAMMPWIAKNKLVDQTRN
- the pssA gene encoding CDP-diacylglycerol--serine O-phosphatidyltransferase yields the protein MHDGTDSIPAPGEEVVVRKRRKGIYILPNLFTLAALFGGFYAVVMAMNGRFDMAAVGVFCAMVLDSLDGRVARMTNTQSAFGEQMDSLSDMVSFGAAPALIAYEWALKGLGRWGWIAAFVYCACAALRLARFNVNTTVVDKRYFQGLPSPAAAALVTGFIWLMTEADIKGSSVAWPMFVCALYAGLTMVTNVPFYSFKDIQMKKSVPFAVIVLIALGIAVINIHPPIVLFSLFVIYGVSGYVVYGWRKAKGVQTSVISTSTDEPDERGLHK
- the leuA gene encoding 2-isopropylmalate synthase, translating into MLKQPASKYRAFKPIGLSDRTWPDAVLTQAPIWLSTDLRDGNQALIEPMDSERKLRMYEMLLEIGFKEIEVGFPAASQIDFDFVRKLIEEDRIPDDVTIQVMTPAREELIGRTIESLAGARRAIVHLYNAVAPVWRRVVFGLEVPEVMQLIEHHVGLVKRLTDAQPQTEWVLQYSPETFSMAELEVSLQACETAIAAWGPGRPIILNLPTTVENATPNIFADQIEWMARRFKGRSEVVLSVHPHNDRGTGVASAELALQAGAQRVEGCLFGNGERTGNLDLVNVALNLYTQGVDPQLDFSDIDEVRRTTEHCNQLPVHPRHPYAGDLVYTSFSGSHQDAIKKAFAVRREGDVWEIPYLPIDPKDLGRSYEAVIRVNSQSGKGGISYLLESEYGLELPRRLQIEFSQVVQGVMDATGKELTAQDLWQLFEREYGVNAIAAPQHRVQDQADGKTVQLRAEVQWSGQRLQVDGQGTGPIEAFINGLNAATGQAVRVLDYHEHAIGSGANAQAVAYLELRVNEERTLFGVGMDANIVSASLKAIISGLQRAKITVSPDRAASVVA